CCAAATAATACGAATTTCGCATACTCTTTATACTTACTGCGAATTATCGCCCAAAAAGGTACAGAGAAAGGTACAGCTGCTTCAAACACAACAGATTGAGCTAAAAAGAAGGATGTTAAAAAAAATAGGGAACCTATAAATAATTGCCTTTTTCTCGCCCCCGATTTTTGGTCGTCTACATTCGCTGTTTCATACCATTCAACACTAGTCATTTCATAATCCCCTTTCTACACTTTTTCGTTATTATAAGAAATTATGTGTGGAAAGATTGTCTGACGATGGCAAAAAAAAATATAAACATTTCGACGAATACATATGCATAAATACGATAAATGTCAGTAACTACTAAAAAAATGGGTAGCTGTACATGTTTGCAGTAATTATTTTTCGCAATATTCCACTATTAACTGTATTTATGGTACTAATGTCAATTTTCGCGTTCAAATTATTCATTTCTTTGTCTTTTCATTAAGCTAATACACGTTTTTTCAACTTTATTAGATTTTTATTAAACTTTTTTTATAAAGATATTGACACTTTGTTTAATGGATTGTATTATTTAACTTGTCCTTTAAAAAGACATGCGGAAGTAGTTCAGTGGTAGAACACCACCTTGCCAAGGTGGGGGTCGCGAGTTCGAACCTCGTCTTCCGCTCCAATAATATTTTGGCGGCCTAGCTCAGCTGGCTAGAGCGTACGGTTCATACCCGTAAGGTCGGGGGTTCGATCCCCTCGGCCGCCACCATAATTGGCCCCTTGGTCAAGCGGTTAAGACACCGCCCTTTCACGGCGGTAACACGGGTTCGAATCCCGTAGGGGTCATACATGTAAAAACGTCTCAGATGTACATCTGAGACGTTTTTTTATTGTTTCGGACATAGTAATAAGTATCGTTAGCATTTTAGTATGCTTACCTTCTCAAAATATGGCATACTTATTATAAAATGCACATGTTACTAGGAGGTTCACTGTCTTTGGGTTCATTAACTAAAGCTGCTTTAACATGCGGGAGTGGCTCAATGATCATTCTCGTATCAATACTTATCAACTTACCCTTTGCCATTCAAATTTTCTTACTTCTTGCAGGTCTCATCATAAGCGTATATGGTGTGTACTTACTCGTAAAAATGGTGACTAATCCTGTAGAGAAAACACCTGAAACAACATCGGAGCAGCCTGTGTCAGCTCCAAAGAAGAAAAAAGGACCGACTTCAACTTTATAGGTACGCCCTATCCAAAATCGTACTTCACCACGTAATTTCAACTACATGAAATTACGTTTTTTAATTCCAGTAATACTAACTGCCCTTTAGCTACTGTATCGAATTTGTGCTTACAAACAAAAAAGATTAGCCTTTGTTATAAACAAAAGCTAATCCCCGTTCTATTTAATACACTTTTTCTACGATTAAAACAGTCAGCAAACTACCCTCTTCTAGCCCCGCGACCACCACGTTTTGACTCTGTAGCACGTTTTAATGTTGCTAGACGTTCATCACTATCTTTTAAGAAACGTGCCATTTTTTGCTCAAAGTTTTCCTTCGGCTGATGGCGTTCGTTACGATCATTAGAACGATTGTCACGACGCGGACGTTGAGGACGCTCTGGTCTCTCAACTTGAGGCTTTGCTTTACGGATTGAAAGACCAATCTTTCCATCCGCTTCAACATTCATCACTTTTACTTCAACTTCATCTCCAACTTTTAGATGCTCATTGATATCTTTTACATAATTGTCAGCAACTTCACTGATGTGTACTAAGCCTGTTTTGCCGTCTGGCAGCTCAACGAATGCTCCAAAATTTGTGATTCCTGTTACTTTACCTTGTACCTTGCTGCCTACTTCAATTGACATAAAAAAAATGCTCCTCCTTAAAAATTAAGCGACTCTTTTGAGCCATGTAATCAATTTAATCAAACTTTTTACTTCAATAAGTTTCTCTTTTCATTATATATAACTAAAAAAGTGTGTCAACAATACATAGCTTTTCAGTCGTCTTTTTTATCTTCCTTATCAGGAATAATGAAAATAATTTCACCTTCTTCTGATAGGAAGTACTCTTTGCGTAAAAGCTTTGCAATATACTCATCATCTTCTAATTGTTTAATCTTAAGATTTAACGAATCCTGCTCATCTTTTACCTTTACCAAATGCTGAGTTGCCTCTTGTTTTTTCTTTTCTTTTTCAGCTAGCGTCTCAGATTGATGGACTAGAATATTTATGAGGAAGGCGATAATGACGACTGGCACAATCGCAAAAAAAACAATACGGCGCATTTTTCGTTTACGCGATTGCACTTTACGATTCATAGCTTTATCCGTGTTACGGACATAGTCATTATCAAGCTTTGTGTAGTTTTGTTGTTCATCTTTTGATGAATGACGTTTAGTCATGCCCGCACCTCCGAAGTTATTGTTGTCTTTTATTATACTTGATATATCGAAATTTTTTTAATAAAGTGTAGGACAAATACGAATAAATTTTGACAAAAGGTCTTAAGACGAATGCACCAATTTTCATTAATATGTGTAGGATTTGTCGAATAATAGCGATTATTAAACGTACGATAAACCAAAATGGTTTCCATGTTATATTCACTATTATACGTGCAATGAAACGTAAAAAGGTTTGAAAAAAGGTTTGATATAAAAATATACCAGCAATCTGCGCAAGCGGGTCGTAAGCCCGCCATGCGCCATCTTTTAACCAAAACAATAAATAATACGTTAACCCTCCGAGCAGAATCCAAGTCAACAATTCTAAAACCATCATCCACTTTCGGAGGCTTGACCTTTTTGGAGTTGAAAAAACAATGAGCCTTACACTATCAATAATAAATCCAACTGCGATACCGCTCACAACCATGAC
The genomic region above belongs to Lysinibacillus sp. FSL W8-0992 and contains:
- a CDS encoding S1 domain-containing RNA-binding protein → MSIEVGSKVQGKVTGITNFGAFVELPDGKTGLVHISEVADNYVKDINEHLKVGDEVEVKVMNVEADGKIGLSIRKAKPQVERPERPQRPRRDNRSNDRNERHQPKENFEQKMARFLKDSDERLATLKRATESKRGGRGARRG
- a CDS encoding FtsB family cell division protein, translated to MTKRHSSKDEQQNYTKLDNDYVRNTDKAMNRKVQSRKRKMRRIVFFAIVPVVIIAFLINILVHQSETLAEKEKKKQEATQHLVKVKDEQDSLNLKIKQLEDDEYIAKLLRKEYFLSEEGEIIFIIPDKEDKKDD
- the yabQ gene encoding spore cortex biosynthesis protein YabQ gives rise to the protein MIVSQQFVQLLVMVVSGIAVGFIIDSVRLIVFSTPKRSSLRKWMMVLELLTWILLGGLTYYLLFWLKDGAWRAYDPLAQIAGIFLYQTFFQTFLRFIARIIVNITWKPFWFIVRLIIAIIRQILHILMKIGAFVLRPFVKIYSYLSYTLLKKFRYIKYNKRQQ